In the genome of Kitasatospora cathayae, one region contains:
- a CDS encoding polyprenyl synthetase family protein: MESRTGFAVGGTAHAEPVSVPELLARSRTLCTPPLRAAVARLAAPMDTVAAYHFGWIDRDGTPVAGDGGKAVRPALALLSARAAGEAAEAGVPGGVAVELVHNFSLLHDDLMDGDETRRHRATAWTVFGPAQAILVGDALATLGTEVLLDAGDTGGASPADAARAVRLLTTATRRLIDGQARDVAFEQRDTVTVAECLEMEGGKTAALLAAASAIGAVLAGADDKVSAALQRYGHHLGLAFQAVDDLLGIWGATEVTGKPHWGDLRQRKKSLPVAAALAEGGAASRRLAEQLADPKGRGEESEPELAVRAALIEEAGGRAWTQEEARRQHTTALAALDEVPMSDEVREHFVALAEFVVVRER, encoded by the coding sequence GTGGAGTCACGCACCGGCTTCGCCGTCGGAGGCACGGCGCACGCCGAACCGGTCTCGGTGCCGGAGCTGCTCGCCCGCAGCCGTACGCTCTGCACCCCGCCGCTACGCGCCGCCGTCGCCCGTCTGGCCGCACCGATGGACACCGTCGCGGCCTACCACTTCGGCTGGATCGACCGGGACGGCACCCCGGTGGCGGGCGACGGCGGCAAGGCCGTGCGCCCGGCGCTGGCGCTGCTGTCGGCCCGGGCCGCGGGTGAGGCGGCCGAGGCGGGCGTGCCCGGCGGGGTGGCTGTTGAACTGGTGCACAACTTCTCCCTGCTCCATGATGATCTGATGGACGGTGACGAGACCCGCCGGCACCGGGCCACCGCCTGGACGGTGTTCGGTCCGGCCCAGGCGATCCTGGTCGGCGACGCCCTGGCGACGCTCGGCACGGAGGTGCTGCTCGACGCCGGGGACACCGGCGGTGCGAGCCCCGCCGATGCCGCGCGTGCCGTCCGGCTGCTCACCACGGCGACCCGCCGGCTGATCGACGGCCAGGCCAGGGACGTCGCCTTCGAACAGCGCGACACCGTCACCGTCGCCGAGTGCCTGGAGATGGAGGGTGGCAAGACGGCGGCCCTGCTGGCCGCCGCTTCGGCGATCGGCGCCGTCCTGGCCGGGGCCGACGACAAGGTCTCCGCCGCGCTCCAGCGCTACGGCCACCACCTGGGCCTGGCCTTCCAGGCGGTGGACGACCTGCTGGGCATCTGGGGCGCGACCGAGGTCACCGGCAAGCCGCACTGGGGCGACCTGCGCCAGCGCAAGAAGTCCCTGCCGGTCGCCGCCGCGCTCGCCGAGGGCGGGGCCGCCTCGCGCCGGCTGGCCGAGCAGCTCGCGGACCCGAAGGGCCGGGGCGAGGAGAGCGAGCCCGAGCTCGCCGTCCGGGCCGCGCTGATCGAGGAGGCAGGCGGTCGCGCCTGGACCCAGGAGGAGGCCCGCCGCCAGCACACGACTGCCCTCGCCGCCCTGGACGAGGTGCCCATGTCAGACGAGGTGCGCGAGCACTTCGTCGCACTCGCCGAATTCGTGGTGGTACGAGAGAGGTGA
- the hpnE gene encoding hydroxysqualene dehydroxylase HpnE has protein sequence MTGRAVAARPAAVVVGGGLAGITTALRLAEAGHDVTLAEGRPRLGGLAFSFQRGELTVDNGQHVFLRCCTAYRGLLERLGATRMTHLQNRLDVPVLSVTGSDEVPVRTLGRLRRTGLPVPLHLAGSLARYPHLSPADRARVVRGALALNGLDLADPALDRLSFGEWLRRNGQNAATTAALWDLVGVATLNARADGVSLALAAMVFKTGLLSDPGASDIGMAAVPLGVIHHDRALAELERAGVRVLLRARVAELKPAAPQHAVRLEDGQLFTADTVVLAGAQDTADALLPPGAVPGQERLAGFGTTPILNVHVVYDRKVLRRPFFAALGSPVQWVFDRTTHSGLLGTTIGRAHPGAQYLALSQSAVQDEIDLPVAELRRRYLPELSRLLPAAADAEVLDFFVTRERTATFDGAPGSAELRPGAATGVPGLLLAGAWTATGWPATMEGAVRSGHAAADAVLAAAGNRVPVDRGDGRWPR, from the coding sequence ATGACCGGGCGAGCCGTTGCCGCGCGCCCGGCCGCCGTCGTGGTCGGCGGCGGCCTGGCCGGGATCACCACCGCCCTGCGGCTGGCCGAGGCCGGTCACGACGTCACCCTCGCGGAGGGGCGCCCCCGGCTCGGTGGCCTGGCGTTCTCCTTCCAACGCGGCGAGCTGACCGTCGACAACGGCCAGCACGTCTTCCTGCGCTGCTGCACCGCCTACCGCGGCCTGCTGGAGCGCCTCGGCGCCACCCGGATGACCCACCTCCAGAACCGCCTGGACGTCCCGGTGCTCTCCGTCACCGGCTCCGACGAGGTCCCGGTGCGCACCCTGGGCCGACTGCGCCGGACCGGCCTGCCCGTTCCGCTGCACCTGGCCGGCAGCCTCGCCCGCTACCCGCACCTGTCGCCGGCCGACCGCGCCCGGGTGGTCCGCGGCGCGCTCGCCCTGAACGGGCTGGACCTCGCCGACCCGGCGCTGGACCGGCTCTCCTTCGGCGAGTGGCTGCGCCGCAACGGGCAGAACGCCGCCACCACCGCCGCGCTGTGGGACCTGGTCGGCGTCGCCACCCTGAACGCCCGGGCCGACGGGGTGTCGCTGGCGCTCGCCGCGATGGTCTTCAAGACCGGCCTGCTCTCCGACCCGGGAGCCTCCGACATCGGCATGGCCGCCGTCCCGCTCGGCGTGATCCACCACGACCGGGCGCTCGCCGAGCTGGAACGCGCCGGCGTGCGGGTGCTGCTGCGCGCCCGGGTCGCGGAACTCAAGCCGGCCGCGCCCCAACACGCCGTCCGCCTGGAGGACGGGCAGCTGTTCACCGCCGACACCGTCGTGCTGGCCGGCGCCCAGGACACCGCCGACGCCCTGCTGCCGCCCGGCGCCGTCCCCGGGCAGGAACGGCTGGCCGGGTTCGGCACCACGCCGATCCTCAACGTGCACGTGGTCTACGACCGCAAGGTGCTGCGCCGGCCCTTCTTCGCCGCGCTCGGCAGCCCGGTCCAGTGGGTCTTCGACCGCACCACCCACTCCGGCCTGCTCGGCACCACGATCGGCCGGGCCCACCCCGGCGCCCAGTACCTGGCGCTCTCGCAGTCCGCCGTCCAGGACGAGATCGACCTTCCGGTCGCCGAGCTGCGCCGCCGCTACCTGCCCGAGCTGTCCCGGCTGCTCCCGGCCGCCGCCGACGCCGAGGTGCTGGACTTCTTCGTCACCCGGGAGCGCACCGCCACCTTCGACGGGGCGCCCGGCAGCGCCGAGCTGCGCCCCGGGGCCGCGACCGGCGTGCCCGGGCTGCTGCTGGCCGGCGCGTGGACCGCCACCGGCTGGCCCGCGACCATGGAGGGCGCCGTGCGCAGCGGCCACGCCGCCGCCGACGCCGTGCTCGCCGCGGCCGGCAACCGGGTGCCGGTCGACCGGGGCGACGGGCGGTGGCCCAGGTGA
- the hpnD gene encoding presqualene diphosphate synthase HpnD, whose protein sequence is MAAYRYCEAVTGLQARNFSYGIRLLPEPKRLAMSALYALARRVDDIGDGDLPADRKAEALVRTRELVDEVRSGTVAEDDTDPIKVALADAARRFPIPLGGFDELIDGVEMDLKGAEYQTYEELKVYCRCVAGAIGRLSLGVYGCDDPERGARYADTLGLALQLTNILRDLREDALNGRTYLPTEDLVRFGCEQGFALSKPPAGADFTGLVAFEAARAQAAFEEGLRLLPMLDRRSRACTAAMAGIYHRLLGRIAADPESVLRGRVSLPGWEKAYVALSGLAGGRS, encoded by the coding sequence ATGGCGGCGTACCGGTACTGCGAGGCAGTCACCGGGCTGCAGGCGCGCAACTTCAGCTACGGCATCCGGCTGCTGCCCGAACCCAAGCGGCTGGCCATGTCGGCCCTGTACGCGCTGGCCCGCCGGGTGGACGACATCGGCGACGGCGACCTCCCGGCCGACCGCAAGGCCGAGGCGCTGGTGCGCACCCGGGAGCTGGTGGACGAGGTCCGCTCCGGGACGGTCGCCGAGGACGACACCGACCCGATCAAGGTCGCCCTGGCCGACGCGGCCCGCCGCTTCCCGATCCCGCTCGGCGGCTTCGACGAGCTGATCGACGGCGTGGAGATGGACCTCAAGGGCGCCGAGTACCAGACGTACGAGGAGCTGAAGGTCTACTGCCGCTGCGTGGCCGGCGCCATCGGCCGGCTCTCGCTGGGCGTCTACGGCTGCGACGACCCCGAACGCGGGGCCCGGTACGCGGACACCCTGGGCCTGGCCCTGCAGCTCACCAACATCCTGCGCGACCTGCGCGAGGACGCCCTGAACGGCCGTACCTACCTGCCCACCGAGGACCTGGTCCGGTTCGGCTGCGAGCAGGGCTTCGCGCTGTCCAAGCCGCCGGCCGGTGCCGACTTCACCGGACTGGTGGCCTTCGAGGCCGCCCGCGCCCAGGCCGCCTTCGAGGAGGGCCTGCGGCTGCTGCCGATGCTCGACCGCCGCAGCCGCGCCTGCACCGCGGCGATGGCCGGGATCTACCACCGGCTGCTCGGCCGGATCGCCGCCGACCCGGAGTCGGTGCTGCGCGGCCGGGTCTCGCTGCCGGGCTGGGAGAAGGCGTACGTCGCGCTTTCCGGGCTCGCCGGGGGGCGTTCTTGA
- the hpnC gene encoding squalene synthase HpnC produces the protein MNPVAGQTLEKAGAENFPVAPFFLPAAWRDDLMAVYGFARLVDDAGDGDLADPAATAALLGVEQRPPATPSAQSGPPSPEEASFRLALLDGLERDLDRAFETALRPADAERPRHPLMRALVPLVDRHGLTPEPFRRLIEANRVDQTTTRYAGYDDLVGYCTLSADPVGRLVLAIAGVSTPERIALSDAICTALQVVEHLQDVAEDLSRGRIYLPTEDLERFGVTEEELAASSATGAVRELIAFEAERARTLLDRGAPLVGTVRGRLRLLLAGFTAGGYAALAAIEDAGYDVLARQAKPDKRRLAVKAAAIFAKGR, from the coding sequence GTGAACCCCGTCGCGGGACAGACCCTGGAGAAGGCGGGTGCCGAGAACTTCCCGGTCGCCCCCTTCTTCCTGCCCGCGGCCTGGCGCGACGACCTGATGGCGGTCTACGGCTTCGCCCGGCTGGTCGACGACGCCGGCGACGGAGACCTGGCCGACCCGGCCGCCACCGCCGCCCTGCTCGGGGTCGAGCAGCGGCCCCCCGCCACCCCTTCGGCCCAGTCCGGCCCGCCGAGCCCCGAGGAGGCCTCCTTCCGGCTCGCCCTGCTCGACGGACTGGAGCGCGACCTCGACCGGGCGTTCGAGACGGCCCTGCGTCCGGCCGACGCCGAGCGGCCCCGCCACCCGCTGATGCGCGCGCTCGTCCCGCTGGTCGACCGGCACGGCCTGACCCCCGAGCCGTTCCGCCGTCTGATCGAGGCCAACCGGGTGGACCAGACCACCACCCGCTACGCCGGCTACGACGACCTGGTCGGCTACTGCACCCTCTCCGCCGACCCGGTCGGCCGCCTGGTGCTGGCCATCGCGGGCGTCTCCACCCCCGAGCGGATCGCCCTCTCCGACGCGATCTGCACCGCCCTCCAGGTGGTCGAACACCTGCAGGACGTGGCCGAGGACCTGTCCCGCGGCCGGATCTACCTCCCCACCGAGGACCTCGAACGCTTCGGCGTCACCGAGGAGGAGCTCGCCGCTTCCAGCGCGACCGGAGCCGTCCGGGAACTGATCGCCTTCGAGGCCGAACGGGCCCGCACCCTGCTCGACCGCGGCGCACCATTGGTAGGTACGGTTCGGGGGAGGCTTCGACTGCTCCTGGCGGGATTCACCGCAGGCGGCTACGCGGCCCTGGCGGCCATCGAGGACGCCGGGTACGACGTGCTCGCCCGGCAGGCGAAGCCGGACAAGCGCCGCCTCGCAGTGAAGGCGGCGGCCATCTTCGCGAAGGGAAGGTGA
- a CDS encoding ABC transporter ATP-binding protein, which yields MADTDLSKRDAVPATSVAREPTVVVDDVHIVYRVHGAGSGKGSATSAMSRILSRKRGAGVREVHAVKGISFTAYKGEAIGLIGSNGSGKSTMLAAIAGLLPTEKGGIYTNGQPSLLGVNAALMNELTGERNVILGCLAMGMTPAQVKERYQEIVDFSGINDKGDFISLPMRTYSSGMGARLRFSIAAAKTHDVLLIDEALATGDQAFQQRSKKRIDELRGSAGTVFLVSHDNNSIREVCERTIWIEAGELVMDGPTEEVVGRYERGERP from the coding sequence GTGGCTGACACCGACCTGAGCAAGCGCGACGCCGTCCCGGCCACGAGCGTGGCCCGCGAGCCCACCGTCGTCGTCGACGACGTGCACATCGTCTACCGGGTGCACGGCGCCGGCTCCGGCAAGGGCAGCGCCACCTCGGCGATGAGCCGCATCCTCAGCCGCAAGCGCGGCGCCGGCGTGCGCGAGGTGCACGCGGTCAAGGGCATCAGCTTCACCGCGTACAAGGGCGAGGCGATCGGCCTGATCGGCTCCAACGGCTCCGGCAAGTCGACCATGCTGGCCGCCATCGCGGGCCTGCTGCCGACCGAGAAGGGCGGCATCTACACCAACGGCCAGCCCTCGCTGCTGGGCGTCAACGCGGCCCTGATGAACGAGCTCACCGGTGAGCGCAACGTCATCCTGGGCTGCCTGGCGATGGGCATGACCCCGGCCCAGGTGAAGGAGCGCTACCAGGAGATCGTCGACTTCTCCGGCATCAACGACAAGGGCGACTTCATCTCCCTGCCGATGCGCACCTACTCCTCCGGCATGGGCGCCCGGCTGCGCTTCTCGATCGCCGCCGCCAAGACCCACGACGTGCTGCTGATCGACGAGGCCCTGGCCACCGGTGACCAGGCCTTCCAGCAGCGCAGCAAGAAGCGCATCGACGAGCTGCGCGGCTCCGCCGGTACGGTCTTCCTGGTCAGCCACGACAACAACTCGATCCGCGAGGTCTGCGAGCGGACCATCTGGATCGAGGCCGGCGAGCTGGTCATGGACGGCCCGACCGAGGAGGTCGTCGGCCGTTACGAGCGCGGCGAGCGCCCGTAA
- a CDS encoding ABC transporter permease produces the protein MSTVSEPVSLSAPTGADAGLTPKQLADKYGLSVSGARPGLFAYTKQLWARRHFIWAFATARLVAQYTDAKLGQLWQVVTPLLNCGVFYLVFGVILANKQGFPGHTYISWLCIGVFVFQFTQNAVQSGTRAISDNLGLIRALHFPRASLPIAFTVIQLQQLLISMVVLVVTVLAGGIKPGKTWLLIIPALLLQTLFNTGISLIFARIGSKTSDISQLIPFVMRAWMFLSGVMFSIQDKIQTWPHYIQTIMALNPASVYMDLLRHAFAPIIYNKHQAVHQTIPPHQWAYGIGWAIGMFVIGYVFFWKAEEEYGRG, from the coding sequence GTGTCGACAGTGAGTGAACCCGTCAGCCTCTCAGCCCCTACGGGGGCGGACGCGGGCCTGACCCCCAAGCAGCTTGCGGACAAGTACGGTCTGTCGGTGAGCGGCGCCCGCCCCGGCCTGTTCGCCTACACCAAGCAGCTCTGGGCCCGCCGCCACTTCATCTGGGCCTTCGCCACCGCCCGCCTGGTGGCCCAGTACACCGACGCCAAGCTGGGCCAGCTCTGGCAGGTCGTGACCCCGCTGCTCAACTGCGGTGTGTTCTACCTGGTCTTCGGCGTGATCCTGGCGAACAAGCAGGGCTTCCCCGGTCACACCTACATCTCCTGGCTGTGCATCGGCGTCTTCGTCTTCCAGTTCACCCAGAACGCGGTGCAGTCCGGCACCCGGGCGATCTCCGACAACCTCGGCCTGATCCGCGCGCTGCACTTCCCGCGCGCCAGCCTGCCGATCGCCTTCACCGTGATCCAGCTCCAGCAGCTGCTGATCTCGATGGTGGTGCTGGTCGTCACCGTGCTGGCGGGCGGCATCAAGCCGGGCAAGACCTGGCTGCTGATCATCCCGGCACTGCTCCTGCAGACGCTGTTCAACACCGGCATCTCGCTGATCTTCGCCCGGATCGGCTCCAAGACCAGTGACATCTCCCAGCTGATCCCGTTCGTGATGCGGGCCTGGATGTTCCTGTCCGGCGTGATGTTCAGCATCCAGGACAAGATCCAGACCTGGCCGCACTACATCCAGACGATCATGGCCCTCAACCCGGCCTCCGTCTACATGGACCTGCTGCGGCACGCCTTCGCGCCGATCATCTACAACAAGCACCAGGCCGTCCACCAGACCATTCCGCCGCACCAGTGGGCGTACGGCATCGGCTGGGCGATCGGCATGTTCGTCATCGGATACGTCTTCTTCTGGAAGGCCGAGGAGGAGTACGGCCGTGGCTGA